The following are from one region of the Jatrophihabitans telluris genome:
- a CDS encoding sulfurtransferase: MSRADVLVPADWAEENLNSPGVVFVEVDEDTSAYDGGHIAGAVKLDWKTELQDSVIRDFVSKDKFEALLSAKGISNDDTVVLYGGNNNWFAAYAYWYFKLYGHDSVKLLDGGRKKWELDGRELSKDEVSRPATDYKAKDQDLSIRAFRDETIAAIGNKNLIDVRSPDEFSGKLLAPAHLPQEQSQRGGHIPTALNVPWSKAANEDGTFKSDDDLRKLYVDEAGLDTAKDTIAYCRIGERSSHTWFALHELLGEQNVKNYDGSWTEYGSLVGVPIEKGV; encoded by the coding sequence ATGAGCCGCGCAGATGTGCTCGTCCCGGCCGACTGGGCCGAGGAAAACCTCAACTCCCCCGGTGTCGTGTTCGTCGAGGTCGACGAAGACACCTCCGCCTACGACGGCGGCCACATCGCCGGCGCCGTCAAGCTCGACTGGAAGACCGAGCTGCAGGACTCGGTGATCCGTGACTTCGTCTCCAAGGACAAGTTCGAGGCGCTGCTGTCGGCCAAGGGCATCTCCAATGACGACACCGTCGTGCTCTACGGCGGTAACAACAACTGGTTCGCCGCCTACGCCTACTGGTACTTCAAGCTCTACGGCCACGACTCGGTCAAGCTGCTCGACGGTGGCCGCAAGAAGTGGGAACTGGACGGCCGTGAACTGTCCAAGGACGAGGTCTCCCGTCCGGCCACCGACTACAAGGCCAAGGACCAGGATCTGTCGATCCGGGCCTTCCGTGACGAGACCATTGCGGCCATCGGCAACAAGAACCTGATCGACGTCCGCTCACCCGACGAGTTCTCGGGCAAGCTGCTGGCGCCGGCCCACCTTCCGCAGGAGCAGTCCCAGCGCGGCGGTCACATCCCCACCGCGTTGAACGTGCCGTGGTCCAAGGCCGCCAACGAGGACGGCACCTTCAAGTCCGACGACGACCTGCGCAAGCTCTACGTCGACGAGGCCGGGCTGGACACCGCCAAGGACACGATTGCGTACTGCCGGATCGGCGAGCGTTCCTCGCACACCTGGTTCGCCCTGCACGAGTTGCTCGGCGAGCAGAACGTCAAGAACTACGACGGCTCGTGGACCGAATACGGCTCGCTCGTCGGCGTCCCCATCGAGAAGGGCGTCTGA
- a CDS encoding putative leader peptide gives MAPLLTSRRAVDLCRVDSCLCRMR, from the coding sequence ATGGCGCCGCTGCTGACGTCGCGCCGCGCGGTCGACCTCTGCCGGGTCGACAGCTGCCTGTGTCGAATGCGCTGA
- a CDS encoding DsrE family protein → MAENPGRSLVVKCTAGADEPERCAQAFTVAATAAASGVVVSLWLTGDAAWFGVSGRAESFELPHSAPLADLRDTILALGTLTVCTQCAQRRGIEPAGVLDKIRIAGAATFVEEIMRPDVQALVY, encoded by the coding sequence ATGGCCGAGAATCCGGGACGAAGCCTCGTGGTGAAATGCACGGCCGGCGCCGACGAACCGGAGCGGTGCGCGCAGGCGTTCACCGTGGCTGCGACCGCGGCGGCGTCCGGCGTGGTGGTTTCGCTCTGGCTTACCGGAGACGCCGCCTGGTTCGGAGTGTCAGGGCGTGCCGAGTCGTTCGAGCTGCCGCACTCAGCGCCCCTGGCCGATCTGCGGGACACCATCCTCGCTCTCGGCACGCTGACGGTATGCACCCAATGCGCGCAGCGTCGGGGGATCGAGCCGGCCGGTGTGCTCGACAAGATCCGCATCGCCGGCGCCGCGACCTTTGTCGAGGAGATCATGCGCCCGGACGTCCAAGCCCTCGTCTACTGA
- a CDS encoding alpha/beta hydrolase, with protein sequence MRLVGHKPVNLVSSDAVSLTAHYYEGVSGGISYLLGHGFTGSALQDRVRALSERLHEAGATVLALDFRGHGGSSGRSTVGVDEVRDVSAGVAWLRTHRPDAAVVTLGFSMGASVVLRHAAAATAGPAGPAGPAGPADAAGAAVAAGPAGAAGAAGAAGAAGAAGDRPDAVIAVSGPGRWYERGTVPMRRVHLGVETRLGRLALRYAFRTRVGGGWDLLPVSPVEVVGAVDVPLLIVHGDADPYFGLEHPRMLAASAPAAELWIEPGMGHAETATNADLLARIHRWAVSAVSAAGSAAGAAAGSASGSAAGAAAGCSPESGTMAR encoded by the coding sequence ATGAGGCTTGTGGGGCACAAACCGGTCAACCTCGTCTCCTCAGACGCTGTAAGCCTTACCGCTCACTATTACGAAGGTGTTTCCGGCGGTATTTCCTATCTGCTAGGTCACGGTTTCACCGGCTCCGCTTTACAGGACCGCGTGAGAGCGCTATCAGAGCGGCTTCACGAGGCGGGTGCCACGGTCCTGGCCCTGGATTTCCGGGGGCATGGAGGCTCGTCCGGCCGGTCGACGGTTGGTGTGGACGAAGTTCGGGACGTGTCCGCGGGCGTGGCCTGGCTCCGCACGCACCGTCCCGATGCGGCCGTGGTCACACTCGGCTTTTCGATGGGTGCCTCGGTCGTCCTGCGACACGCGGCGGCCGCCACGGCGGGTCCGGCGGGTCCAGCGGGTCCGGCGGGTCCAGCGGATGCGGCGGGAGCGGCAGTCGCGGCGGGTCCGGCCGGTGCGGCGGGTGCGGCGGGTGCGGCGGGTGCGGCGGGTGCGGCGGGTGATCGTCCGGACGCGGTCATTGCCGTCAGCGGTCCCGGGCGCTGGTACGAACGCGGCACTGTGCCGATGCGGCGGGTGCACCTCGGCGTCGAGACGCGGCTCGGACGGCTCGCGCTGCGATACGCCTTCAGGACGCGGGTGGGCGGCGGCTGGGATCTGTTGCCCGTATCGCCGGTGGAAGTGGTGGGCGCCGTCGACGTCCCCTTGCTGATCGTGCACGGCGACGCCGACCCGTACTTCGGCCTTGAGCATCCACGCATGCTGGCCGCGTCGGCCCCCGCGGCCGAGCTGTGGATCGAGCCCGGCATGGGCCACGCCGAAACGGCCACGAACGCCGACCTGCTGGCGCGCATTCATCGCTGGGCGGTGTCGGCGGTGTCGGCGGCGGGATCAGCGGCGGGAGCTGCGGCGGGATCTGCGTCCGGATCTGCGGCGGGAGCTGCGGCGGGGTGCTCGCCCGAGTCTGGGACGATGGCCCGATGA
- a CDS encoding FABP family protein: MTPDPIGLTDGDGPNRPGGPSGTGVPSGTGVPSATGVPSIADTTDLRSGPEINEALLAVLPLVGEWAGHGTGIKPANDEPFAYAQRISFAHDGRPFLSYSSHTWLLSETGSVLRPAFREHGFLRMGPGGPGTDELEWVMCSAAGIVSVFSGLAGDRRWEFVTGAVGFTPTAKAVAGERRLYALVASTLAYVQELAIEPEQFRPHLQAELVRA, from the coding sequence GTGACGCCTGATCCCATTGGACTGACCGACGGGGACGGTCCGAACAGGCCCGGCGGGCCCTCCGGCACTGGCGTTCCCTCCGGCACTGGCGTTCCCTCCGCGACCGGCGTTCCCTCGATCGCCGACACCACCGATCTGCGCTCCGGGCCGGAGATCAACGAAGCCCTGCTGGCGGTGTTGCCGCTGGTCGGGGAGTGGGCTGGCCACGGAACCGGGATCAAGCCCGCCAACGACGAACCGTTCGCCTATGCGCAGCGGATCAGTTTCGCCCATGATGGACGGCCCTTTCTGAGCTATTCATCGCACACCTGGCTGTTGTCCGAAACTGGCTCGGTGCTTCGCCCTGCCTTCCGGGAGCACGGATTCCTGCGCATGGGCCCGGGCGGTCCTGGTACGGACGAGCTGGAGTGGGTGATGTGCAGTGCCGCCGGCATCGTGTCGGTTTTCTCCGGACTGGCCGGTGACCGGCGCTGGGAGTTTGTGACCGGCGCCGTCGGCTTCACCCCGACGGCCAAGGCTGTGGCCGGCGAGCGCCGGTTGTACGCGTTGGTCGCGAGCACCTTGGCCTACGTTCAGGAGCTGGCGATCGAGCCGGAGCAGTTCCGGCCGCATCTGCAGGCCGAACTCGTCCGGGCCTGA
- a CDS encoding DUF1416 domain-containing protein — protein MCGAPAQTPTLPPHVDITKETVIYGTVSLGDAPVPAAYVRLLDGTGEFTAEVVTSATGDYRFFAAPGEWTLSVLHKDGSVRKAVVALEPGLIEVPLTIS, from the coding sequence ATGTGCGGAGCCCCCGCCCAGACCCCCACGCTGCCCCCGCACGTGGACATCACCAAGGAAACCGTGATCTATGGAACGGTTTCCCTCGGCGACGCTCCGGTGCCGGCGGCCTACGTCCGGCTGCTGGACGGGACCGGCGAGTTCACGGCGGAGGTCGTCACCTCGGCCACCGGGGACTACCGGTTCTTCGCCGCTCCAGGCGAGTGGACGTTGTCGGTGCTGCACAAGGATGGGTCGGTCCGTAAGGCGGTCGTGGCCCTGGAGCCCGGCCTGATCGAGGTCCCGCTCACCATCAGCTGA